One window of Paenibacillus sp. FSL K6-3182 genomic DNA carries:
- a CDS encoding BMP family protein, whose translation MKKVFALAVSLFLMVAIVAACGSNKNEPGNAANNGAGDKADKKKIALVLPEKIGVNKFFVLMDEGFKKAGSEFGAEVKTIESTDPAGFEQNLRATVAEDYDLIITATFQAEDALKKVAAENPDKSFAVIDTVVDLPNVRSVNFREHEASYLMGALAGLATKTNIVGAVVAMDAPLLSKYTSGFEQGLKSTNPDAQFLINYVGSFTDPVKGKELALLQQSKGADFIAGMAAVGDNGVFDAAKEKGFFTSGQDTDRTDEDPEHIVLSQLKGTDAVAYETVKSFVDGSFAFGVADYGLKEDGVGLTFVTRDSKSTLSPFIGQENVDKVKAIAEDIKSGKIVVVNPLAQ comes from the coding sequence ATGAAAAAGGTTTTTGCTTTGGCAGTATCGTTGTTTCTAATGGTTGCGATTGTTGCAGCTTGCGGATCTAACAAAAATGAACCAGGAAACGCAGCGAATAACGGTGCAGGCGACAAAGCGGACAAGAAAAAAATCGCTCTTGTATTGCCCGAAAAAATTGGCGTTAACAAGTTTTTTGTATTGATGGATGAAGGCTTCAAAAAAGCAGGCTCCGAATTTGGCGCTGAAGTGAAAACAATTGAGTCCACTGACCCAGCGGGCTTTGAACAGAATCTTCGTGCAACTGTAGCTGAAGATTACGACTTGATTATTACAGCAACATTCCAAGCAGAAGATGCACTTAAAAAAGTGGCTGCTGAAAATCCGGACAAGTCTTTTGCAGTTATCGATACTGTAGTTGATCTTCCGAACGTTCGCAGCGTTAACTTCCGCGAGCATGAAGCTTCCTACTTGATGGGAGCACTTGCAGGTCTTGCAACTAAAACAAATATTGTGGGTGCAGTCGTTGCAATGGACGCTCCACTTCTTAGCAAATATACATCAGGATTTGAACAAGGTCTGAAAAGCACAAATCCAGATGCGCAATTCCTTATCAACTATGTAGGCAGCTTCACGGATCCAGTTAAAGGTAAAGAGCTTGCGCTTCTTCAACAGTCCAAAGGCGCTGACTTTATCGCAGGTATGGCAGCAGTTGGCGACAATGGTGTGTTTGACGCAGCGAAAGAAAAAGGCTTCTTCACTTCAGGTCAAGATACAGACCGTACGGATGAAGATCCAGAGCATATCGTGCTTTCACAATTGAAAGGTACGGATGCAGTTGCTTACGAAACAGTGAAAAGCTTCGTTGATGGCAGCTTTGCATTCGGCGTTGCAGACTACGGCTTGAAAGAAGACGGCGTAGGCTTGACTTTCGTTACAAGAGACAGCAAATCAACGCTTAGCCCGTTTATTGGCCAAGAAAATGTTGATAAAGTAAAAGCTATCGCAGAAGACATTAAATCTGGTAAAATCGTAGTAGTTAATCCGCTAGCTCAATAG
- a CDS encoding ABC transporter ATP-binding protein produces MLLQMDSITKSYGSVTANSNVQFSLQKGEIHALVGENGAGKTTLMRILYGMESPTSGEIRIDGKPVSFGNPADAIKHKIGMVHQHFMLFPTFTIAENIVIGREPSKGVGFDRKAAATEVERIGKLYGMPVDPWKKVADCSLGMQQRVEILKVLYQGAEVIILDEPTGVLTPLEVKELLIAIKGLAAQGKSFILISHKLQEIMEVADRVTVLRDGKVTGTVEAKDTNAEHLSRLMVGRDLVHISRNKVSRGKPVLEVSNVSIPGVKAKPLLSDISLHVNGGEIVGIAGISGNGQSELLQTISGLMKPGAGIIKLLGKDVTGAPVGDIRESGLAHIPEDRYQWGVAKDATVTENGLMGHADKHQKLGVLNGTSIRQMVGEWVTRFGIKTGSLSTKAQYLSGGNLQKLIVARELAQKTPFLIAAEPTRGVDVGAMEIIHGELLKKRDEGGAILLVSSELTEILKLSDRVLVMYEGKIVGELDADKATEEQISLLMAGGKAVG; encoded by the coding sequence ATGTTGCTGCAAATGGACAGCATTACGAAGTCATATGGGAGCGTAACCGCAAATAGCAATGTTCAGTTTTCGCTGCAAAAAGGAGAAATTCATGCCTTAGTAGGTGAAAACGGTGCAGGAAAAACGACGTTAATGCGTATTCTGTACGGGATGGAAAGTCCAACTAGCGGTGAAATTCGCATTGACGGCAAGCCGGTTTCGTTCGGGAACCCAGCTGATGCGATTAAGCATAAGATTGGAATGGTTCATCAGCATTTCATGTTATTCCCGACGTTTACGATTGCCGAAAATATCGTTATTGGGCGCGAGCCCTCCAAAGGGGTAGGTTTTGACCGTAAGGCAGCTGCCACAGAGGTGGAAAGAATCGGCAAGCTTTATGGCATGCCGGTAGACCCTTGGAAGAAAGTTGCAGATTGCTCGCTTGGCATGCAGCAGCGCGTTGAAATATTGAAAGTGCTCTATCAGGGCGCTGAAGTTATTATTTTGGATGAGCCGACTGGCGTCTTAACGCCGCTCGAAGTGAAAGAGCTGCTTATTGCGATTAAAGGATTAGCCGCGCAGGGCAAAAGCTTTATTCTTATTAGTCATAAGCTGCAAGAAATTATGGAAGTTGCTGACCGCGTTACCGTCCTTCGAGATGGCAAGGTGACGGGAACAGTCGAAGCGAAAGACACGAATGCGGAACATTTGTCACGGCTTATGGTAGGCCGGGATTTAGTACATATATCACGAAATAAGGTGAGCAGAGGCAAGCCTGTTCTTGAAGTATCGAATGTTTCTATTCCAGGTGTCAAAGCGAAGCCGCTGCTTAGCGATATTAGCCTTCATGTCAATGGGGGCGAAATTGTGGGGATCGCGGGTATTTCAGGCAATGGTCAATCTGAGTTATTGCAGACGATATCCGGATTAATGAAACCCGGAGCCGGCATAATCAAGTTGCTGGGTAAAGATGTGACCGGAGCGCCAGTTGGCGATATTCGGGAAAGCGGGCTTGCCCATATTCCTGAGGACCGTTACCAGTGGGGCGTTGCGAAGGATGCGACCGTTACCGAGAATGGCTTGATGGGACATGCAGACAAGCATCAAAAGCTTGGTGTATTGAATGGGACGAGCATTCGTCAGATGGTAGGCGAGTGGGTGACACGCTTTGGGATAAAAACGGGCTCTTTATCTACGAAAGCTCAGTATTTGTCAGGCGGTAACCTACAGAAGCTTATCGTTGCACGGGAACTTGCGCAGAAGACGCCGTTTCTTATTGCAGCGGAGCCAACGCGAGGCGTTGACGTCGGCGCGATGGAAATTATACATGGCGAGCTTCTAAAGAAGCGTGATGAAGGCGGAGCAATATTGCTTGTTTCATCAGAGCTGACTGAAATTTTGAAGCTGTCTGATCGAGTATTGGTCATGTATGAAGGTAAGATCGTTGGGGAACTGGACGCTGACAAAGCTACAGAAGAGCAAATTAGTTTGTTAATGGCGGGAGGAAAAGCGGTTGGATAA
- a CDS encoding ABC transporter permease, translating to MDKLVQFGRSLLQPLLAVIIGLAAGAIAIVIVGGSVMDTYAEMWKGAFGSFYFFTNTLSRATPIILIGLGVALAFRAGFFNMGSEGQMVLGALSAAVTAIYLPGPGWFKLVAAIIAGIISGGIWSAFAGWLDARFRMNLLITTLLLNYIATLFAGYIVSYPLKDRTGSAAMAQTVMLDQSVWLPKLFKGMSLHGGFIIAVVGAILLFLFMRYTVKGYEIRMLGGNPLFASYGGVQRGKMMLISMFVSGGFAGLAGSVEVLGTQYRYLDGALTSPGYAWSGIMATLLAGSHPLGTAVAAILLAALQTGGMGMERNTDVPLEVSSIIQAVLILFVSAKFTYSFIKRRKARS from the coding sequence TTGGATAAGCTGGTACAATTCGGACGTTCGCTGTTACAGCCGCTTTTGGCTGTTATCATTGGTTTAGCAGCGGGTGCGATTGCCATTGTTATCGTCGGAGGCTCCGTAATGGATACATACGCGGAAATGTGGAAGGGCGCCTTCGGCAGCTTTTATTTTTTTACGAATACGCTCAGTAGAGCTACGCCTATTATCCTTATTGGTCTAGGGGTGGCGCTGGCATTCCGTGCTGGATTTTTTAATATGGGCTCAGAAGGCCAAATGGTATTAGGCGCTCTAAGCGCAGCGGTAACGGCAATCTATTTGCCGGGGCCAGGTTGGTTTAAGCTCGTAGCTGCTATTATAGCTGGAATTATTTCCGGGGGAATATGGTCGGCATTCGCAGGATGGCTCGATGCTAGATTTCGAATGAATCTGCTCATAACCACATTATTGCTAAATTATATTGCTACGTTATTTGCAGGGTATATCGTATCTTATCCGCTCAAGGATCGTACAGGCTCTGCTGCAATGGCTCAGACGGTTATGCTTGATCAAAGCGTATGGCTGCCGAAGCTGTTTAAAGGAATGAGCCTTCATGGCGGTTTTATTATCGCTGTAGTCGGAGCAATATTGCTGTTCTTGTTCATGCGCTATACCGTTAAGGGTTATGAAATTAGAATGCTTGGCGGCAATCCGTTGTTTGCAAGCTATGGCGGCGTGCAGCGTGGAAAAATGATGCTTATCAGCATGTTCGTCAGCGGAGGTTTTGCTGGACTTGCCGGCTCCGTTGAAGTGCTTGGCACGCAGTACCGCTATTTGGACGGTGCTTTGACTTCTCCAGGTTACGCATGGTCGGGCATCATGGCAACATTGCTTGCAGGATCGCATCCGCTAGGTACAGCTGTAGCTGCGATTTTGCTTGCTGCACTGCAGACCGGCGGTATGGGTATGGAGCGGAATACAGATGTTCCGCTGGAGGTATCAAGCATTATTCAAGCGGTGCTCATTTTGTTCGTTTCTGCTAAATTCACATATTCGTTCATTAAACGCAGGAAGGCGAGGTCATAA
- a CDS encoding ABC transporter permease produces MDFLLDVSLYASTLRMVTPILLAALGGAICARVGLFNVGLEGLVLIGAFSGIVGNHFTGNVFAAVLFAVLCSLLFSVLFGFMSIHLKANVIVVGIALNFLALGLTTFSLRAIFDVKGAYYNKDMIGLPKWDIPLLKDIPWLGEVLSGHSPLVYLSIILVIVLQLFLFKTVTGFRLLAAGENPTAAKSLGIKVTRIQYGAVLLCGALCGLAGAQLSLGNVTMFTEGMTSGRGFIALVATMLGQSNPIGVAASSLLFGFMDALSIRLQGFALPTHFTMMLPYIVTILAMLFFKDKGYMQEARKSNESSR; encoded by the coding sequence ATGGATTTTTTATTAGATGTCTCGCTGTATGCCTCGACGCTTCGTATGGTTACACCAATTCTGCTTGCGGCACTCGGCGGCGCAATATGCGCGCGTGTTGGTTTGTTTAATGTAGGCCTAGAAGGCTTAGTATTGATAGGTGCATTTTCTGGGATTGTAGGCAACCACTTCACCGGAAATGTATTCGCAGCGGTATTGTTTGCAGTATTATGCTCACTCCTGTTTTCAGTGTTGTTCGGTTTTATGAGTATTCATCTAAAAGCGAATGTCATCGTTGTTGGTATTGCGCTTAACTTTCTGGCGCTTGGGCTGACGACATTCTCGCTGCGTGCGATCTTTGATGTAAAAGGCGCATACTACAATAAGGATATGATTGGGCTGCCTAAATGGGATATTCCATTGTTAAAGGATATTCCATGGTTAGGCGAGGTTTTATCCGGGCATTCCCCGCTCGTCTACTTGTCCATCATTCTCGTTATTGTGCTGCAGCTGTTTTTGTTCAAAACGGTTACCGGCTTTCGCTTGCTGGCAGCTGGAGAGAATCCAACAGCAGCCAAAAGCTTAGGCATCAAGGTAACTCGCATTCAATATGGAGCAGTGCTGCTATGCGGCGCTCTGTGCGGGTTAGCAGGCGCGCAGCTGTCGCTCGGCAATGTCACCATGTTTACAGAGGGAATGACTTCTGGTAGAGGTTTCATTGCGCTCGTTGCAACGATGTTAGGCCAATCCAATCCAATCGGTGTTGCAGCATCAAGCTTGCTGTTCGGATTCATGGATGCACTCAGCATCAGGCTGCAGGGCTTCGCGCTGCCGACTCATTTTACGATGATGCTGCCTTATATCGTTACGATTCTCGCTATGTTGTTCTTTAAAGATAAAGGTTATATGCAGGAAGCTCGCAAGTCGAATGAGAGCTCCAGGTAG
- a CDS encoding sulfite oxidase-like oxidoreductase, translated as MHKKAERLKKVTSIKQTVLAPEIAHRIPPGQTMTERFPILHEGEVPSYDINTWSLRVFGEVEEERMFSFEELLAMPQTQTKCDIHCVTRWSKLDTEWEGIKFKDLLPLLGVKPDAKYVMFHADEDYDTNVPLEDLLHDNVLLAHRYDGEPLTDKHGWPMRLLVPHLYFWKSAKWIRGIEFMKEDREGFWERNGFHNYADPFQEQRFTSEENSMPEDEWITKEFD; from the coding sequence ATGCATAAAAAAGCAGAACGTCTCAAAAAAGTGACTAGCATTAAACAGACGGTGCTCGCTCCTGAGATCGCTCATCGGATTCCGCCTGGTCAAACGATGACCGAGCGTTTTCCGATTTTGCATGAGGGAGAGGTTCCTTCCTATGACATTAACACCTGGTCGCTGCGAGTATTCGGCGAGGTAGAGGAGGAGCGTATGTTCAGCTTCGAAGAGCTGCTTGCTATGCCTCAAACCCAAACGAAGTGCGACATTCATTGTGTAACGCGCTGGTCGAAGCTGGACACAGAATGGGAAGGCATTAAGTTCAAGGACTTGCTGCCTTTGCTGGGCGTTAAGCCAGATGCTAAATATGTTATGTTTCATGCAGATGAGGACTATGACACAAATGTGCCGCTTGAGGATTTGTTGCACGATAATGTGCTGCTTGCGCATCGATATGACGGTGAGCCGCTGACTGACAAGCATGGCTGGCCAATGCGGTTGCTCGTTCCTCATTTGTATTTTTGGAAAAGCGCAAAGTGGATTAGAGGTATTGAGTTTATGAAAGAGGATCGCGAAGGTTTCTGGGAGCGCAACGGCTTCCACAATTATGCCGATCCATTTCAAGAACAACGCTTCACGAGCGAAGAGAACTCGATGCCGGAAGACGAATGGATAACGAAGGAGTTTGATTAA
- a CDS encoding nucleoside phosphorylase, translating to MLPILQVNPEDLPAYAIVCGDPRRAETISQKLDNVKELAFAREYRTFVGEYQGVRLAVVSHGVGSPGAAVCFEELIRGGVKTLIRVGTAGSYSADHPAGSLIVSTAAVRAEGLTHQLVPAGFPAVADSAVTEALYASALESEGIVKKGITVTLDVFFSGVVDIPHRQYKQAGALAVEMEIAALFVIATMRGARAGAILALDGYADSDLAGEYDPHTDVVAKAIEREIETALLAVVKLASA from the coding sequence ATGCTGCCTATACTACAAGTTAACCCAGAAGATTTGCCGGCTTACGCCATCGTATGCGGTGATCCGCGCCGTGCGGAGACGATTTCACAGAAGCTGGACAATGTAAAAGAGCTTGCATTCGCTCGCGAATATCGGACATTTGTTGGTGAATATCAAGGAGTAAGACTAGCCGTGGTAAGCCACGGCGTAGGTTCGCCAGGAGCAGCCGTATGCTTTGAGGAGCTTATCCGCGGAGGCGTTAAGACACTTATTCGTGTCGGTACAGCGGGATCTTATTCAGCAGATCACCCTGCAGGAAGCCTAATCGTCAGCACAGCGGCAGTTAGAGCGGAAGGGCTCACGCATCAGCTGGTGCCGGCAGGCTTCCCGGCTGTTGCAGACAGCGCGGTCACTGAAGCGTTGTATGCATCTGCGCTTGAGAGCGAAGGCATTGTTAAAAAAGGCATAACGGTAACGCTTGATGTCTTTTTCTCAGGAGTTGTAGACATTCCGCATCGCCAGTACAAACAAGCAGGCGCACTAGCTGTTGAAATGGAAATTGCAGCTTTGTTCGTTATCGCTACGATGCGCGGTGCACGCGCGGGAGCGATTCTCGCACTGGACGGTTATGCAGATTCTGATTTGGCGGGCGAATATGATCCGCATACAGATGTTGTAGCGAAAGCGATCGAGCGTGAGATTGAAACGGCGCTTCTTGCCGTAGTTAAGCTTGCATCCGCGTAA
- a CDS encoding AraC family transcriptional regulator produces MSGTLFKREWLNGDFYPHVFAYYFKQWSDYEMAFHTHDAIEIMYVISGACGIELEAEAVSQACEMTLKKGDFIILDANVPHRLTVDERGPCRMLNVEFDFRERPSAFPSIRQLAMEDEFVDRLITEPSSYLLLRDPNEVYQVLKSLVLELDSRGRSVNMKAELLFAQLILAIARLHKEAGVKGANPVEAYVKQSIEYMHHNYDRDIQVKDIAAAVSLHPGYLHRVFRAQIGQTLTGYLTELRMEKAKMLLRETDIAIADICDYVGVGSRQYFHAMFKKYTKQTPIAYRHSVDTQTWDFRWQRNE; encoded by the coding sequence GTGAGTGGGACGTTGTTTAAACGAGAATGGCTGAATGGAGATTTTTATCCGCATGTGTTTGCTTATTATTTTAAGCAATGGTCTGATTACGAGATGGCCTTCCACACGCATGATGCAATCGAAATTATGTATGTCATTTCCGGAGCTTGCGGGATAGAGCTGGAAGCAGAGGCAGTCAGTCAAGCATGTGAAATGACGCTCAAGAAGGGTGATTTCATTATTCTTGATGCGAATGTGCCGCACCGACTGACCGTTGACGAGCGTGGGCCCTGCCGGATGCTTAATGTTGAATTTGATTTTAGGGAACGCCCCTCGGCGTTTCCCTCTATACGGCAGCTGGCGATGGAGGACGAATTTGTGGACAGATTGATCACAGAGCCGTCCTCTTATTTGTTATTGCGTGATCCGAATGAGGTGTATCAGGTGCTAAAGAGCCTAGTGCTTGAGCTGGACAGCCGAGGCAGGAGCGTCAATATGAAGGCAGAGCTGTTGTTTGCTCAACTGATCTTGGCGATAGCACGACTTCATAAGGAAGCTGGCGTAAAGGGTGCTAATCCGGTTGAAGCATATGTGAAGCAATCGATTGAATATATGCATCATAACTATGATAGAGATATTCAAGTAAAGGATATTGCTGCAGCGGTAAGCTTGCATCCAGGTTATTTGCATCGTGTATTTCGCGCGCAGATAGGCCAAACGTTAACAGGCTATCTAACGGAGCTCCGAATGGAGAAAGCAAAAATGCTGCTTCGTGAGACGGATATAGCAATAGCGGATATTTGTGATTACGTTGGAGTAGGAAGCAGGCAATACTTTCATGCGATGTTCAAAAAGTATACGAAGCAGACACCGATCGCTTACCGTCATTCGGTCGATACGCAAACATGGGACTTCCGCTGGCAGCGCAATGAATAA
- a CDS encoding alpha-glucosidase/alpha-galactosidase: MSTFKIAFIGAGSIGFTRGLLRDLLAVQEFQNIEIAFTDINAHNLEMVTALCQRDIHENGLSISIQSTTDRREALKDAKYVICTIRVGGLEAFATDVDIPLKYGVDQCVGDTLCAGGIMYGQRGIAEMMNICRDIREVAAKDVLLLNYANPMAMMTWACNKYGGVRTIGLCHGVQGGHWQIAEAFGLKQEEVDIICAGINHQTWYIQIKHNGEDLTGKLLEAFEKHPDFSRTEKVRIDMLRRFGYYSTESNGHLSEYVPWYRKRPEEINDWIDLSSWINGETGGYLRVCTEGRNWFETDFPNWMKDPANEFKSELRSHEHGSYIIEGLETGRIYRGHFNVENKGVIANLPNDAIIEAPGYVDRNGISMPIVGDLPLGAAAVCNVSISVQRLAVEAAINGDINLLRQAFMMDPLVGAVCNPKEIWQMVDEMLVAQEQWLPQYTDSIAAAKKRLEEGPLLPTRDYKGAARLKVKTVEEMQQDRDAANKNAGESDKGKERV; the protein is encoded by the coding sequence ATGTCTACTTTTAAAATTGCATTTATAGGCGCAGGCTCGATTGGATTCACTCGCGGACTGCTGCGGGATTTGCTCGCTGTACAGGAGTTTCAAAACATTGAAATTGCATTTACTGATATTAATGCACATAACCTGGAGATGGTGACTGCGCTTTGTCAGCGTGATATTCATGAAAACGGCCTGTCGATTTCCATTCAATCGACAACCGATCGGCGCGAAGCTTTGAAGGATGCGAAATACGTCATTTGCACTATTCGTGTCGGTGGTCTTGAGGCTTTCGCAACGGATGTTGATATTCCGCTCAAATACGGCGTTGACCAATGCGTTGGCGATACGCTTTGTGCTGGCGGCATTATGTATGGGCAGCGGGGCATCGCTGAGATGATGAACATATGCCGTGATATCCGCGAGGTTGCTGCAAAGGATGTGCTTCTGCTCAACTACGCGAACCCGATGGCGATGATGACTTGGGCATGCAACAAGTATGGCGGTGTCCGGACGATTGGTTTATGCCATGGCGTGCAAGGCGGACACTGGCAAATAGCCGAAGCTTTTGGACTAAAGCAAGAGGAAGTCGATATTATTTGCGCGGGTATCAACCATCAGACCTGGTACATCCAAATTAAGCATAACGGTGAGGATCTAACCGGCAAGTTGCTCGAAGCATTTGAGAAACATCCAGATTTCAGCCGTACGGAAAAGGTACGCATTGATATGCTGCGCCGCTTCGGGTATTACAGTACAGAGTCTAACGGTCACTTGAGCGAGTATGTCCCTTGGTATCGGAAGCGGCCTGAAGAAATTAACGATTGGATCGATTTGAGTTCATGGATTAACGGAGAAACGGGCGGGTATCTTCGTGTATGCACGGAAGGACGCAATTGGTTCGAGACTGATTTTCCAAACTGGATGAAGGACCCTGCAAATGAATTCAAGTCGGAGCTGCGCAGTCATGAGCATGGTTCATACATCATTGAAGGACTCGAAACAGGACGGATCTACCGAGGTCACTTTAATGTGGAAAACAAAGGGGTCATAGCTAACCTGCCTAACGATGCCATCATTGAAGCGCCAGGTTATGTTGATCGCAACGGCATCTCAATGCCAATCGTGGGCGATCTGCCGCTTGGTGCCGCTGCGGTGTGTAATGTAAGCATCTCTGTGCAGCGTCTTGCTGTAGAGGCAGCCATAAATGGCGACATTAACCTGCTCAGACAAGCATTTATGATGGACCCGTTAGTTGGCGCAGTTTGCAATCCGAAGGAAATTTGGCAGATGGTCGATGAGATGCTTGTGGCGCAGGAGCAGTGGCTGCCGCAGTATACAGATTCGATCGCAGCAGCCAAGAAACGCCTAGAGGAAGGGCCTTTGCTTCCTACGCGTGATTATAAAGGCGCAGCGCGTCTGAAGGTGAAGACGGTTGAGGAAATGCAGCAGGACCGAGATGCCGCAAATAAAAATGCAGGCGAATCGGATAAGGGCAAGGAGCGGGTTTAA
- a CDS encoding 3'-5' exonuclease: MTNHSYTVIDFETSGLDPKKDRVIEMAAIRCVNGEIASEFSTLVRYDGKLSAKITELTGITDEMTSYGMDEDTAFRILNRMLGDNVLIAHNAAFDLGFLHHSLLRIAGRSFSNSFIDTLTISRARHVYPHTLKDMSDRYGIPLIGGHRALNDVIACWEVFRKMDEEQSVESYLNTLGYLKKFGPPAWTPPGTRLEAMELKYAPR, from the coding sequence ATGACTAATCATTCTTATACTGTCATCGATTTTGAAACGAGCGGCCTTGATCCGAAGAAGGATCGTGTAATTGAGATGGCTGCGATCCGCTGCGTGAATGGTGAAATAGCGAGTGAATTCAGTACTCTCGTACGATACGATGGCAAGCTGTCTGCCAAAATAACAGAGCTGACCGGCATTACGGATGAGATGACCTCCTACGGCATGGACGAGGACACCGCGTTCCGTATTTTGAACCGAATGTTAGGCGATAACGTTTTGATTGCTCATAATGCTGCCTTCGACCTTGGTTTCCTGCACCATTCCCTGCTTCGCATTGCGGGTAGATCATTTTCGAACAGCTTCATCGATACACTCACGATTAGCCGCGCACGGCATGTTTATCCGCATACACTGAAAGACATGTCCGATCGTTACGGCATTCCGCTAATTGGCGGTCATCGTGCACTGAATGATGTTATCGCTTGTTGGGAAGTTTTCCGCAAGATGGATGAAGAGCAATCGGTAGAGAGCTACCTCAATACACTAGGCTACCTCAAGAAATTTGGACCGCCTGCTTGGACGCCGCCAGGGACTAGGCTTGAAGCAATGGAGCTGAAATACGCTCCGCGTTAA
- a CDS encoding MFS transporter, which produces MRTGSRFWSKWNVMKGTPLPPESRLSKEAITALIIHCCFQFGASMSGLFLNLYLWRLTQDLTVNGIYNIIVFIVTPPAFALGGWIAKRHDRMVTYRLGIVMIAIFYLMVVIAQEHVAQYYIWFAIFNGIAAGLYWTGYLVIQYDVSTEANRIRFLAINMIFFNASGLAGPALAGFIIQRSEGLQGYIIIFTLAFIMFLIAAIVSFRIPMIKSHHKAYYLKFMGLVMRKNRRWLKALYSFFVLGLFQGIMLFLPNIMLYQTVGREDWVGYLGVFFSSLTVATGYVISRKAQKEQVRKYVLLSTTGVAIGSSLLLIQVEFWSVALFMILFSICNPLAVNTLTSYYYRLIGTLPLKGQLRVESVVMRELFLNAGRVLSICLLIILAKDLQSVWMPIVLFAMAVLQYISVLLIKEKQNSEQN; this is translated from the coding sequence ATGCGGACGGGGTCGAGATTTTGGAGTAAATGGAATGTAATGAAAGGTACGCCGCTTCCGCCAGAGAGCAGACTTAGCAAGGAAGCGATAACGGCTTTAATCATTCATTGCTGCTTTCAGTTTGGCGCATCGATGTCGGGTTTGTTTCTCAATTTATATTTGTGGCGGTTAACGCAGGATTTGACAGTAAACGGAATTTATAACATCATCGTTTTCATCGTGACGCCTCCGGCCTTTGCACTAGGTGGCTGGATTGCGAAGCGGCATGATCGAATGGTCACTTATCGACTAGGTATCGTCATGATTGCCATCTTTTATTTGATGGTCGTCATTGCACAAGAGCATGTGGCTCAGTATTACATATGGTTTGCTATTTTTAATGGAATCGCCGCGGGGCTTTACTGGACTGGTTATTTAGTTATTCAATATGATGTCTCAACGGAAGCGAATCGCATACGTTTTCTTGCAATCAATATGATTTTCTTTAATGCATCCGGGCTAGCAGGGCCGGCGCTTGCGGGGTTTATTATTCAGCGAAGCGAGGGACTGCAGGGTTACATCATTATTTTCACGCTTGCCTTCATTATGTTTCTTATCGCAGCGATCGTCAGCTTCCGCATTCCGATGATTAAGTCGCATCACAAAGCCTATTATTTAAAATTCATGGGACTGGTGATGCGTAAGAACCGTCGCTGGCTGAAGGCATTGTACAGCTTTTTTGTATTAGGTCTATTTCAGGGTATTATGCTCTTCCTGCCCAATATTATGCTGTATCAGACGGTTGGGCGTGAGGATTGGGTAGGTTACTTAGGTGTTTTCTTCTCCTCGCTTACGGTAGCGACGGGGTATGTCATTTCAAGAAAAGCACAGAAGGAGCAAGTACGCAAATATGTGCTCCTGTCTACAACGGGGGTAGCCATCGGTTCATCGCTGCTGCTCATTCAAGTGGAATTTTGGTCGGTTGCCTTATTTATGATTTTGTTCTCGATATGCAATCCACTTGCCGTCAATACGCTTACTTCCTATTATTATCGCTTAATCGGGACATTGCCTCTTAAAGGGCAGCTGCGAGTAGAATCCGTTGTTATGCGGGAGCTTTTTCTAAATGCGGGCAGGGTGCTTTCTATTTGCTTGCTCATTATACTTGCTAAAGATCTGCAATCTGTATGGATGCCGATTGTACTGTTTGCCATGGCGGTATTGCAATACATATCGGTATTGCTCATTAAAGAGAAGCAAAACTCGGAGCAAAATTAA